A genomic stretch from Gopherus flavomarginatus isolate rGopFla2 chromosome 3, rGopFla2.mat.asm, whole genome shotgun sequence includes:
- the LOC127047795 gene encoding uncharacterized protein LOC127047795 isoform X1 → MATLESCSAGDGVTALQLTLCPHLQSTASAATPWLQRWLYTWSAWGVAIPALVMQHWSSSVDTNSAFVGLQGIRMYPSIPFQPLCSSFHTPLPWAQVTRPLNALGILKILFLFAQPGVECNQSINQSVTMPPHPKQAPAWNTSELQGLISVWGEEAVQSQLHSSRRNYDTYGQISKSLLLRGQERDALQYRVKVKELRSAYCKAREGNRRSGAAPTTCRFYKELDAILGCDPTANPRSTMESSEQGEVGEGVEEAESEATGVEGDTPESQEACSQELFSSQEEASQLQQLELVGEEEAEERVPETPALWQFPFPGEVAAETLTSLLDMAMPSLPWPLCAMLVTLNNPALSPPARRLQNLRKNPRKSKEDLIKAVMNQYVRDSKRLQD, encoded by the exons ggttacagcgctgcaactcactctgtgtccacacttgcaaagcacggccagcgctgcaactccctggttgcagcgctggctatacacctggtctgcctggggtgtagcgattccagcgctggtgatgcagcactggtcatcaagtgtggacaccaacagcgcttttgttggcctccagggtattaggatgtatcccagcataccttttcagccactctgctcatcgtttcacactccactgccctgggctcaggtgacccgccctttaaatgccctgggaattttaaaaatcctcttcctgtttgctcagccaggtgtggagtgcaatcaatcaatcaatcaatcagtgaccatgcctccacaccccaaacaagccccagcatggaacacatCCGAGCTGCAGggcctcatcagtgtttggggtgaggaagctgtgcaatcacagctgcactccagccgtagaaattatgatacctatgggcagatatcaaagtccttgctgctaaggggccaggaacgggacgcgttgcagtacagggtaaaagtaaaagagctgcgcagtgcctattgcaaagcccgtgagggaaaccgccgctcaggagctgcccccacgacctgccgtttttacaaggagctggatgccatacttgggtgtgaccccactgccaatccgaggagcacgatggagagttcagagcagggagaagtgggggagggtgtagaggaagccgagagtgaggctactggggtggagggagacaccccggagtcccaggaggcatgcagccaggagctcttctcaagccaggaggaggctagccagttgcagcagctggaacttgttggtgaagaggaagcagaggagcgtgttcccg aaaccccagccctctggcagttccccttcccaggtgaagtcgcggcagaaacactcacctcaTTGCTCGACATGGCTATGCCTTcgctgccgtggcctctctgtgctatgttag tgaccttgaataatccagccctatcaccgcctgcgcgaaggttacagaacttgaggaaaaatcctagaaaatcaaaagaagatttgatcaaagcagttatgaatcagtacgtcagagacagtaagaggctgcaggactag
- the LOC127047795 gene encoding zinc finger and SCAN domain-containing protein 20-like isoform X2 — translation MATLESCSAGDGVTALQLTLCPHLQSTASAATPWLQRWLYTWSAWGVAIPALVMQHWSSSVDTNSAFVGLQGIRMYPSIPFQPLCSSFHTPLPWAQVTRPLNALGILKILFLFAQPGVECNQSINQSVTMPPHPKQAPAWNTSELQGLISVWGEEAVQSQLHSSRRNYDTYGQISKSLLLRGQERDALQYRVKVKELRSAYCKAREGNRRSGAAPTTCRFYKELDAILGCDPTANPRSTMESSEQGEVGEGVEEAESEATGVEGDTPESQEACSQELFSSQEEASQLQQLELVGEEEAEERVPVTLNNPALSPPARRLQNLRKNPRKSKEDLIKAVMNQYVRDSKRLQD, via the exons ggttacagcgctgcaactcactctgtgtccacacttgcaaagcacggccagcgctgcaactccctggttgcagcgctggctatacacctggtctgcctggggtgtagcgattccagcgctggtgatgcagcactggtcatcaagtgtggacaccaacagcgcttttgttggcctccagggtattaggatgtatcccagcataccttttcagccactctgctcatcgtttcacactccactgccctgggctcaggtgacccgccctttaaatgccctgggaattttaaaaatcctcttcctgtttgctcagccaggtgtggagtgcaatcaatcaatcaatcaatcagtgaccatgcctccacaccccaaacaagccccagcatggaacacatCCGAGCTGCAGggcctcatcagtgtttggggtgaggaagctgtgcaatcacagctgcactccagccgtagaaattatgatacctatgggcagatatcaaagtccttgctgctaaggggccaggaacgggacgcgttgcagtacagggtaaaagtaaaagagctgcgcagtgcctattgcaaagcccgtgagggaaaccgccgctcaggagctgcccccacgacctgccgtttttacaaggagctggatgccatacttgggtgtgaccccactgccaatccgaggagcacgatggagagttcagagcagggagaagtgggggagggtgtagaggaagccgagagtgaggctactggggtggagggagacaccccggagtcccaggaggcatgcagccaggagctcttctcaagccaggaggaggctagccagttgcagcagctggaacttgttggtgaagaggaagcagaggagcgtgttcccg tgaccttgaataatccagccctatcaccgcctgcgcgaaggttacagaacttgaggaaaaatcctagaaaatcaaaagaagatttgatcaaagcagttatgaatcagtacgtcagagacagtaagaggctgcaggactag